Proteins from one Cryptomeria japonica chromosome 4, Sugi_1.0, whole genome shotgun sequence genomic window:
- the LOC131074036 gene encoding probable xyloglucan endotransglucosylase/hydrolase protein 5 produces MKNFPRLLGFKRGPLHICSVLFMILNFLLQGESSNFSENFGILWGKDQFKLSNDGQTAHLTLDRASGSGFSSRNEYLFGSFNMRIKLIAGNSAGIVTAYYLSSATSAHDEIDFEFLGNLPRKGYHLQTNVFATGVGNREQRIRLWFDPSADFHNYSIVWNQNQIVFSVDSVPIRVFKNNEGVGVPYLKNQPMKIISTLWNGEDWATDGGRVKVDWSKAPFVASYQAFEVDGCVASASSESCTGHWWDQSLFSGLSRDQLKKLRWVKRKYMFYDYCKDKSGRFSTPPPECAINP; encoded by the exons ATGAAGAACTTTCCAAGGCTTTTAGGTTTTAAAAGAGGCCCATTACATATCTGTTCGGTCCTGTTTATGATTCTCAACTTTTTGTTACAAGGGGAATCGTCCAACTTCAGTGAGAACTTTGGTATCTTATGGGGGAAAGATCAATTTAAATTGTCAAATGATGGACAGACAGCCCATCTTACCTTGGATCGAGCTTCAG GTTCTGGTTTTTCCTCCAGGAATGAATACTTGTTCGGGAGCTTCAACATGAGAATAAAGCTGATAGCTGGAAATTCCGCTGGAATAGTGACTGCCTATTAT TTGTCATCAGCCACATCCGCCCATGATGAAATTGACTTCGAATTTCTGGGAAACCTGCCACGAAAGGGTTACCATCTACAAACGAACGTTTTTGCAACTGGGGTTGGAAACAGAGAGCAAAGGATTCGACTCTGGTTTGATCCATCTGCAGATTTTCATAACTACTCAATTGTGTGGAACCAAAACCAAATAGT GTTTTCTGTGGATTCGGTCCCCATTAGAGTTTTCAAAAACAATGAAGGAGTGGGTGTCCCATATCTGAAGAATCaacccatgaaaatcatctccACCCTTTGGAATGGGGAAGACTGGGCCACAGATGGAGGAAGAGTGAAAGTAGATTGGAGTAAAGCTCCCTTCGTTGCATCTTATCAAGCCTTTGAAGTAGATGGGTGTGTGGCATCTGCTTCATCCGAATCCTGTACAGGGCACTGGTGGGATCAATCCCTTTTTAGTGGCCTGAGTAGAGATCAACTCAAGAAACTTCGATGGGTTAAAAGAAAGTACATGTTTTATGATTACTGCAAGGATAAGTCTGGAAGGTTTTCTACACCACCACCTGAATGTGCAATAAATCCCTAG